Genomic segment of Camarhynchus parvulus chromosome 1A, STF_HiC, whole genome shotgun sequence:
ACTATAAAAATATGAGTAGCATTCCTATTTTAAATGGCACATGTTTAGCAAGGGGATAACCCAAACATTAGCGTGAGAAACTTGAAATTGTCTTTCATTTCCATTACAGTGCAAAAGAACAGGTCTAATACTTCCCTAGTAGGAAGCATTCCCAGAAAATTGAAAGCAGTGGCTTCTTCCTTATGGTCTCTCACTTTAGAAtcctctgtgctctctgctttcctagaaatggtgaaaaatatGCTGGATAGGTAAAGGTATGGGAGACAAGGTGTATGTGTTAGCACATGTGTGCATTTGTGTTTCcagggaaacaaacaaacaaagtccagtaaaacaaacacaggCCAGGGAACCCTTCACGCTTTAATCGTCACTAAGGAAATTCGacattacttaaaaaaaaaaaaaaaaaaaaaaaaagtaaaaatcctCTAGCCATGACACGGCTTGAGcgttttaaacaaaaagaactTGGAAAGAAGCTGTAGGTCGCAGAGAACAAGGTTGGCAGAGATTATATAAATTCTCCCGAGGAAGGTGTCTATGCAGGCAAATGCTCAtaaccaaaaaattaaaaaggaacaCTTGAAGCGtccaaagcagaagcagaagccGGGATGAGCAGGCCGAGAGCCGCGGAGAGGCGGGGCGAGAGCGCAGGGCGAGGGCCCGCATTGGCAGGATTTTGCCGCAGACCCGCGGGCAGCGGGGAAGGGAGGCGAAGGCGGCGCCGGAAGAGGGTGCGGCAATCCCGGCTCTAACTCCGGGCGGAGACTcggagctctggggagctgtgACCGCGCAgggggcacggccggggcgGGACGGGGCGAGAGAGCAGCGAAGGGAGGCGAGCGCTGGGAGCGGGAGCTGGGCCGGGAAAGCGCCAAAGGCCGCAGAGCGGGAAACACCGGCGGAGCCGCGCGGAGGGAGGCGGGGCCGGCGAGGAGACCCCGCCTCTTTCTGCAGTCCTCAACCAGGTCGGCTCGGGCGTAATAAAAAGCCGCCGAGGGAGGATGGTGGCGTGCAGGGAGTTGGTGAACGGAGAGTGTGACCATGTCTGGTCGGGGCAAGGGTGGCAAGGGGCTCGGCAAGGGCGGCGCCAAGCGCCACCGCAAGGTGCTGCGCGACAACATCCAGGGCATCACCAAGCCGGCCATCCGCCGCTTGGCTCGGCGCGGCGGCGTCAAGCGCATCTCGGGGCTCATCTACGAGGAGACGCGCGGCGTGCTCAAGGTCTTCCTGGAGAACGTCATCCGCGACGCCGTCACCTACACGGAGCACGCCAAGAGGAAGACGGTCACGGCCATGGACGTGGTCTACGCCCTCAAGCGCCAGGGTCGCACTCTCTACGGCTTCGGCGGTTAAACTTAACATAGTTGTAACTCGGCGCAGTTTTAAACACCAAGGCTCTTTTCAGAGCCACCCACAAATTTCACAAATAGAGCTCGTAATTACTTACATTACTAATGTAGAAGAAAAGAACTTTGAGAAGTTGTGTAATATTATGTACCTATACTGTTCTTGGATTCCTACTACGTAATCCATATTAAAAGAAGTATTTGTAATTACAGCTCTTATTAGGACCGTGTGGTGGCTCTTAAAAGAGCCGTTTGATTTACAATTTTCTATCCTTTTACTTGGAGCTGGTGTACTTGGTGACAGCCTTGGTGCCCTCCGACACGGCGTGTTTGGCCAGCTCGCCGGGCAGCAGCAGGCGCACGGCCGTCTGGATCTCCCGCGAGGTGATGGTGGAGCGCTTGTTGTAGTGCGCCAGGCGCGAGGCCTCGCCCGCGATGCGCTCGAAGATGTCGTTGACGAAGGAGTTCATGATGCTCATGGCCTTGGACGAGATGCCCGTGTCAGGGTGCACCTGCTTCAGCACCTTGTACACGTAGATGGAGTAGCTCTCTTTCCTTGCCCTCTTGCGCTTCTTGTCGCCCTTCTTCTGCGTCTTGGTCACGGCCTTCTTGGAGCCCTTCTTCGGTGCTGGAGCAGATTTCGCCGGCTCAGGCATccttaatgttttctttcaggatCTTCCCTGTAGCACAACAACATCGAAAATGGCGCCTGCCCCCCCTATTTATAACGGCGTTATGCAAATTAGAGGATCGTAATTGTTACATTCCTATTGGAGTAGAAAGTACCAACGTAATGTCAGGCACTTCCGTCTTGTAGCCGCCAGAGCTCAGACGCTGCATTTACACAATCCTGGCTGCAGTCAGGGTCCTGGTTAAGCACAAAAATGCAGCGCATGATGCAAACTGCACTGGGCGGACACTCGCTAACGTATTCATCGCCAACGACGTCAGTGCTATGAGAACTTATAATCTACCAAGTTCTCACCCTTTTTAGTTTACACCTTTTAATTACTTCTTTAACACGAACATATCGATTAGTAATAGCAGCTCTTATCATGAAATTTGTGGGTGGCTCTGAAAAGAGCCTTGGTGTTTAAAACTACGCCGAGTTACAACTATGTTAAGTTTAACCGCCGAAGCCGTAGAGAGTGCGACCCTGGCGCTTGAGGGCGTAGACCACGTCCATGGCCGTGACCGTCTTCCTCTTGGCGTGCTCCGTGTAGGTGACGGCGTCGCGGATGACGTTCTCCAGGAAGACCTTGAGCACGCCGCGCGTCTCCTCGTAGATGAGCCCCGAGATGCGCTTGACGCCGCCGCGCCGAGCCAGGCGGCGGATGGCCGGCTTGGTGATGCCCTGGATGTTGTCGCGCAGCACCTTGCGGTGGCGCTTGGCCCCGCCCTTGCCGAGCCCCTTGCCGCCCTTGCCCCGACCAGACATGGTTACGCACTCGAAACAGGATGAGTAACTAGCCGGAAAAAGCCCCGCGCGGCTCTATATGGGCGGCGGTCCGACCTGGTTGAGGACTGCGCcgaggccgggccggggcgggctcTGTGCGCGCCCTCCCCCCGCGGGCCGGGCCTTGGCTGCCATCGCTCCCGGCtcgggcccggccccgcccgcggAGCCCGAACCCGGCGGGGCCCGGAGCGGATCCCGCCCGGGCTCGCCCCGTgcccgccgcgctccgcccgcctgcccggccccgccggcggcCTCTCGGTGCCGGTACGGAGCGGGCCCCCGTCGGccgtggggctgcagcagagcccggccaatggcggcggcggggcccgcaGGGCCGCGTCCCGCCCGCGCTGCGCCGCCGCCAGCGAGCTGTGCCCGGCAAAGGGCCCTG
This window contains:
- the LOC115909936 gene encoding histone H2B 7; protein product: MPEPAKSAPAPKKGSKKAVTKTQKKGDKKRKRARKESYSIYVYKVLKQVHPDTGISSKAMSIMNSFVNDIFERIAGEASRLAHYNKRSTITSREIQTAVRLLLPGELAKHAVSEGTKAVTKYTSSK
- the LOC115909945 gene encoding histone H4, producing the protein MSGRGKGGKGLGKGGAKRHRKVLRDNIQGITKPAIRRLARRGGVKRISGLIYEETRGVLKVFLENVIRDAVTYTEHAKRKTVTAMDVVYALKRQGRTLYGFGG
- the LOC115909942 gene encoding histone H4, with translation MSGRGKGGKGLGKGGAKRHRKVLRDNIQGITKPAIRRLARRGGVKRISGLIYEETRGVLKVFLENVIRDAVTYTEHAKRKTVTAMDVVYALKRQGRTLYGFGG